In a genomic window of Sphingomonas koreensis:
- a CDS encoding DUF6628 family protein: MTAIATLGHALPRLQPEDPGARLLLFGIRQMGAGGLHDAAAAHAFVTAFGRDFRRPLILLRSLMAEMSTASAGPIQIAPWCCARMTAAECATIEIIARAPHDPARAHILLADLLGVRQADGVLTTAHALANAFADLGLPLEA; this comes from the coding sequence ATGACTGCAATCGCCACGCTCGGCCACGCCCTGCCCCGCCTCCAGCCCGAAGATCCCGGCGCGCGGCTGCTGTTGTTCGGGATTCGCCAGATGGGCGCAGGCGGCCTTCACGACGCGGCTGCGGCACATGCGTTCGTCACCGCTTTCGGCCGCGACTTCCGCCGCCCGTTGATCTTGCTGCGCTCGCTGATGGCCGAGATGTCCACCGCCTCGGCCGGGCCGATCCAGATCGCGCCCTGGTGCTGCGCCCGCATGACCGCGGCGGAGTGTGCGACGATCGAGATCATCGCCCGCGCACCGCACGATCCGGCCCGCGCGCATATCCTGCTCGCCGATCTGCTCGGCGTGCGCCAGGCCGACGGCGTCCTCACCACCGCCCACGCCCTCGCCAACGCCTTCGCTGATCTGGGGCTGCCGCTGGAGGCCTAG
- a CDS encoding AmpG family muropeptide MFS transporter — translation MSEAVKADGQGTLLDGIRPYFEKAPLAALALGMSSGFPFAMIGATLTTRLAQDGITKSAVTAFALTFLAYNLKWAWAPVVDKFRIPVLGAIGARRSWLIVTGALVAAAVIFLGSVDPKASLGWVAAAAIMVGLAGATFDIVIDAYRIELLEPRQLGVGSGMSQYGWRIGSAAAGGLALYVAEGAGWGVAYAACAIFALPAVLAGLIVGEPERKVFREWPERMGQKPYLIFVLAFAPLYLGARWIDGALGVNILSNMVLVGYLFPLFDLTARRARDAGKPSALTWLGLLPVAGVGVALWQGWSASSALVPLVLGAGALLWIASLVSIAMTQVESGKVGPLMEFFRREGGMMVLLFVLLHKLGDTLANLTLRLLFNEQGYTNSEIAFYDVFVGFWALLAGIFVGGIMYAKLGMKRSVFISLVLMMVSNLSFAGMASVGHTNAGMAAAMGFENFASGIGGVCVGAYLAALCNLSFTATQFALLSAAASILGRFLSGTSAGKMIEGIGYVNYYVLTTILALPGVLLFAWMMRSGLVDRSIGTAGTEGEGDARADPEIGSAR, via the coding sequence ATGAGTGAGGCGGTCAAGGCGGACGGGCAGGGGACGCTGCTCGACGGGATCCGCCCTTATTTCGAGAAGGCACCGCTCGCCGCATTGGCACTCGGCATGTCTTCCGGCTTTCCCTTTGCGATGATCGGCGCGACGCTGACCACGCGCCTTGCTCAGGATGGGATCACTAAATCTGCGGTGACCGCATTCGCGCTCACCTTCCTCGCCTACAACCTCAAATGGGCGTGGGCGCCAGTGGTCGACAAGTTCCGCATTCCGGTGCTGGGCGCGATCGGGGCGCGGCGATCCTGGCTGATCGTGACCGGGGCGCTGGTCGCGGCGGCGGTGATCTTTCTTGGCAGCGTCGATCCCAAGGCGTCGCTGGGCTGGGTCGCCGCGGCAGCGATCATGGTGGGGTTGGCGGGCGCGACGTTCGACATCGTGATCGACGCCTATCGCATCGAATTGCTCGAGCCTCGTCAGCTGGGCGTCGGATCGGGCATGTCGCAATATGGCTGGCGGATCGGCTCGGCCGCCGCCGGCGGGTTGGCGCTGTATGTTGCGGAGGGCGCCGGGTGGGGCGTCGCCTATGCCGCGTGCGCGATCTTCGCGCTGCCTGCAGTGCTCGCCGGGCTGATCGTCGGCGAGCCCGAGCGCAAGGTGTTCCGCGAATGGCCCGAGCGGATGGGGCAGAAGCCCTATCTGATCTTCGTCCTTGCTTTTGCCCCGCTCTATCTGGGCGCCCGCTGGATCGACGGTGCGCTGGGTGTGAACATCCTCTCCAACATGGTGCTGGTCGGCTATCTGTTCCCGCTGTTCGACCTGACCGCCCGCCGCGCGCGCGATGCGGGCAAGCCGAGCGCTTTGACCTGGCTGGGCCTGTTGCCGGTGGCCGGCGTTGGCGTCGCGTTGTGGCAGGGCTGGTCCGCATCCTCGGCGCTGGTGCCGCTGGTGCTGGGCGCGGGCGCGCTGCTGTGGATCGCGTCGCTCGTGTCGATCGCGATGACTCAGGTGGAGAGCGGTAAGGTCGGGCCGCTGATGGAATTCTTCCGCCGCGAAGGCGGAATGATGGTGCTGCTGTTCGTGCTGCTCCACAAGCTGGGCGATACGCTGGCCAACCTGACGTTGCGGCTGCTGTTCAACGAGCAGGGCTATACCAACAGCGAGATCGCCTTTTACGACGTGTTCGTCGGGTTCTGGGCGCTGCTGGCGGGAATTTTCGTCGGCGGGATCATGTACGCCAAGCTGGGCATGAAGCGGTCGGTGTTCATCAGTCTCGTGCTGATGATGGTGTCGAACCTGAGCTTCGCCGGGATGGCGTCGGTCGGCCACACCAATGCCGGCATGGCGGCGGCGATGGGATTCGAGAATTTCGCGAGCGGGATCGGCGGGGTGTGCGTCGGTGCCTATCTGGCGGCACTGTGCAATTTGAGCTTCACCGCGACCCAGTTCGCGCTGCTCTCGGCCGCGGCGAGCATCTTGGGACGGTTCCTCAGCGGCACTTCGGCCGGCAAGATGATCGAGGGCATCGGCTATGTGAACTATTACGTTCTCACCACCATCCTGGCATTGCCCGGCGTGCTGCTGTTCGCGTGGATGATGCGCAGCGGGCTGGTCGATCGGTCGATCGGTACGGCCGGCACGGAAGGCGAGGGTGATGCGCGCGCCGATCCGGAGATTGGCTCGGCGCGCTAG
- a CDS encoding response regulator: MLFGKKNRRIARLLIVEDEPLVAFDTEHFLTEEGFTVVATTDSVREAIGHIGGRKTIDLVLIDLGLRDGDGADVAHAAKAKGVPALIVTGRRLDEVEAIGLGCLSKPYPQRDLLRAIAIVEALLDGKTPRRVPASLKLFQSVA, from the coding sequence ATGTTGTTCGGAAAGAAGAACCGGCGGATCGCGCGGCTGTTGATCGTCGAGGACGAGCCGCTGGTCGCGTTCGACACCGAACATTTCCTGACCGAGGAAGGTTTTACCGTCGTTGCCACCACCGATTCGGTGCGCGAGGCGATCGGGCATATCGGCGGGCGCAAGACGATCGACCTGGTGCTGATCGACCTGGGATTGCGCGACGGCGACGGCGCCGATGTGGCGCATGCCGCCAAGGCGAAGGGCGTGCCGGCGCTGATCGTCACGGGGCGGCGGCTGGACGAGGTGGAAGCCATCGGCCTTGGCTGCCTGTCCAAACCCTATCCGCAACGCGACCTGCTGCGCGCGATCGCGATCGTCGAGGCGCTGCTCGACGGCAAGACGCCGCGGCGCGTGCCGGCCAGCCTGAAGCTGTTCCAGTCCGTCGCCTGA
- the rsmD gene encoding 16S rRNA (guanine(966)-N(2))-methyltransferase RsmD, with the protein MRIIAGQWRGRPLAAPKGDGTRPTADRTREALFSMLASRVGSFEDLAVADLFAGSGALGFEALSRGAASCLFVEQDRAALDALRANAEKLGVRADIRATSVLALGPAPKPLDVILMDPPYGTGAGSVALDKLARLGWTGPATWISIETAKNEAIEVAGFEVDAERVHGKAKLTILRSA; encoded by the coding sequence ATGAGGATCATTGCTGGCCAATGGCGGGGCCGTCCGCTCGCCGCGCCCAAGGGCGACGGCACCCGCCCCACCGCCGATCGCACGCGTGAAGCGCTGTTCTCGATGCTCGCCAGCCGCGTGGGGAGCTTCGAGGATCTGGCCGTCGCCGATCTCTTCGCCGGTTCGGGCGCGCTGGGGTTCGAGGCACTGTCGCGCGGCGCCGCCTCGTGCCTGTTCGTCGAGCAGGATCGCGCCGCGCTCGACGCGCTGCGCGCCAATGCGGAGAAGCTCGGCGTCCGCGCGGATATCCGCGCGACCTCGGTCCTCGCGCTCGGGCCAGCGCCCAAGCCGTTGGACGTCATCCTGATGGACCCGCCCTATGGCACCGGCGCCGGCTCGGTCGCGCTCGACAAGCTCGCCCGGCTCGGCTGGACCGGCCCGGCGACATGGATCAGCATCGAGACCGCAAAGAACGAGGCCATCGAAGTCGCCGGTTTCGAGGTCGATGCCGAGCGTGTGCACGGCAAGGCCAAGCTGACGATCCTGCGCTCAGCTTAG
- a CDS encoding MFS transporter — protein sequence MDADRARQRRALWASFVGTGIEFYDFYIYATAAALVFGKLFFIGSEAETQLWAYLTLSIAFFARPVGAAVFGHYGDRIGRKATLVASLLTMGLSTTLVAFLPTYEMAGWIAPFALCVLRFGQGFGLGGEWGGAALLAVENAPPGWRARFGSAPQMGAPAGFIAANGLFLLLGMMMTPAQFAEWGWRIPFILSAALVAVGLWVRLKLGETPEFKASLAEAPPPKVPLGEVVTKHGGALLGGTIGAVACFATYYIATAFLLGWGTKSLGYSMQDFLGCQLVAILFMAAGIYLAAWMADAKYDPRRVLAGGCVLVAASGFVIAPLMAGGLIGVFAFLSLLLFAMGFVYGPLGAWLTDLFPPRVRYTGASMTFNIAGVIGGGLTPFFAQKLALQGGLMPVGWYLSAAAVLSLVALVALRPKANG from the coding sequence ATGGACGCTGACCGGGCACGGCAACGCCGCGCGCTATGGGCGAGCTTTGTGGGGACGGGAATCGAGTTCTACGATTTCTACATTTACGCGACCGCAGCGGCGCTGGTGTTCGGGAAACTGTTCTTCATCGGGAGCGAGGCGGAAACGCAGCTCTGGGCGTATCTGACGCTGTCGATCGCATTCTTCGCGCGGCCGGTGGGCGCCGCGGTGTTCGGCCATTATGGCGACCGCATCGGGCGCAAGGCGACGTTGGTCGCGTCGCTGCTGACGATGGGGCTTTCGACCACGCTGGTGGCGTTTCTGCCGACCTATGAGATGGCGGGGTGGATCGCGCCCTTTGCCCTCTGCGTGCTGCGGTTCGGGCAGGGGTTCGGCCTGGGCGGCGAATGGGGCGGCGCGGCGCTGCTGGCGGTGGAGAATGCGCCGCCGGGCTGGCGCGCCCGCTTTGGCAGCGCGCCGCAGATGGGCGCGCCCGCGGGGTTCATCGCCGCCAATGGCCTCTTCCTGCTGCTCGGCATGATGATGACCCCGGCGCAGTTCGCGGAGTGGGGCTGGCGGATCCCGTTCATCCTTTCAGCCGCGCTGGTCGCGGTCGGGCTGTGGGTACGGCTCAAGCTGGGCGAGACGCCGGAGTTCAAGGCGAGCCTGGCCGAGGCGCCGCCGCCCAAGGTGCCGCTGGGCGAGGTCGTGACGAAGCATGGCGGCGCGCTGCTGGGCGGGACGATCGGCGCGGTGGCATGCTTCGCCACCTATTATATCGCCACCGCGTTCCTGCTGGGTTGGGGGACCAAGTCGCTCGGCTATTCGATGCAGGATTTCCTGGGATGCCAGCTGGTCGCGATCCTGTTCATGGCGGCGGGCATCTATCTGGCCGCATGGATGGCCGACGCGAAATACGATCCCCGGCGCGTGCTGGCGGGCGGGTGCGTGCTGGTCGCGGCGAGCGGATTCGTGATCGCGCCGCTGATGGCCGGCGGGCTGATCGGCGTGTTCGCGTTCCTGTCGCTGCTGTTGTTCGCGATGGGATTCGTCTACGGGCCGCTCGGCGCCTGGCTGACCGACCTGTTCCCGCCGCGCGTGCGCTATACCGGCGCATCCATGACCTTCAACATCGCGGGTGTGATCGGCGGCGGGCTGACGCCGTTCTTCGCGCAGAAGCTGGCGCTCCAGGGCGGGCTGATGCCGGTCGGCTGGTATCTGAGCGCTGCGGCGGTGCTCAGCCTGGTGGCGCTGGTCGCGCTGCGGCCGAAGGCGAACGGCTAA
- a CDS encoding ATP-dependent helicase has product MSVPVASPDDPPYLRGLNAPQREAVLTTDGPVLVLAGAGTGKTAALTARLAHLLWTRRAYPSEILSVTFTNKAAREMRERVRGLVGDAVEGMPWLGTFHAIGAKMLRRHAELVGLQNNFTILDTDDQLRLIKQLIAANDLDEKRWPARQLAGLIDGWKNKGLTPKDLDAGESELFANGRGQSLYAQYQDRLRTLNACDFGDLLLHMLTILKTNRDVLQHYQQRFRYIMVDEYQDTNSVQYLWLRLLAQERKNICCVGDDDQSIYSWRGAQVENILKFEKDFPGAKVIRLEQNYRSTPHILAAASGVIANNGGRLGKELWTEKDAGEKVRVVGVWDGPEEARRVGEEIENTQRREGKSLDEFAILVRAQHQTREFEDRFIATGLPYRIVGGFRFYERAEIRDALAYLRLVHQGADDFAFERIVNVPKRGLGDKAIAKIHQLARAEGIPLLLAAARILDTDELTPQARRALGNFVGDIARWKDMYSSASPEEGAVVEATDTRIGGLPHTELAQIILDESGYTAMWQADRTAEAAGRLENLSELVRAMEEYETLGAFLEHVSLVMDNDGNADEPKVTIMTIHAAKGLEFDTVFLAGWEEGIFPSQRALDEGGLASLEEERRLAYVAITRARRLATILHAANRRIYGQWTSSIPSRFVGELPKDHVDEESTMSGGASLWRANWSEHADPFAHVGRGTGRGPGWQRAAAPSSTFTTAPKRVVESRASAVSLGNKGRDDLSLGMRVFHQKFGYGEIVEIEGNKLEIEFEQAGRKRVMDSFVSVG; this is encoded by the coding sequence ATGTCCGTACCCGTAGCCTCTCCCGACGATCCCCCCTATCTGCGCGGCCTCAACGCCCCGCAGCGCGAAGCCGTGCTCACCACCGACGGCCCCGTCCTCGTCCTCGCCGGCGCCGGCACGGGCAAGACCGCCGCGCTCACCGCCCGCCTCGCCCATCTCCTCTGGACCCGCCGCGCCTATCCCTCCGAAATCCTCAGCGTCACCTTCACCAACAAGGCTGCGCGGGAGATGCGCGAGCGCGTCCGCGGCCTTGTCGGCGACGCGGTCGAGGGGATGCCCTGGCTCGGCACCTTCCACGCGATCGGCGCCAAGATGCTGCGCCGCCATGCCGAGCTGGTCGGGCTGCAGAACAACTTCACCATCCTCGACACCGACGATCAGCTGCGCCTGATCAAGCAGCTCATCGCCGCCAACGATCTGGACGAAAAGCGCTGGCCCGCGCGCCAGCTCGCCGGGCTGATCGACGGGTGGAAGAACAAGGGCCTGACCCCGAAGGATCTCGACGCCGGCGAGTCGGAGCTGTTCGCCAACGGCCGCGGCCAGTCGCTCTACGCGCAATATCAGGACCGGCTGCGCACCCTCAACGCCTGCGACTTCGGCGATCTGCTGCTGCACATGCTGACGATCCTCAAGACCAACCGCGACGTGCTTCAGCACTACCAGCAGCGCTTCCGCTACATCATGGTCGACGAGTATCAGGACACCAACAGCGTCCAGTATCTCTGGCTCCGCCTGCTCGCACAGGAGCGCAAGAACATCTGCTGCGTCGGCGACGACGATCAGTCGATCTATTCGTGGCGCGGCGCGCAGGTGGAGAATATCCTGAAGTTCGAGAAGGATTTCCCCGGCGCGAAGGTGATCCGCCTCGAACAGAATTACCGCTCCACCCCCCACATCCTCGCCGCCGCCTCGGGCGTCATCGCCAACAATGGCGGCCGCCTCGGCAAGGAGCTGTGGACCGAGAAGGACGCGGGCGAGAAGGTCCGCGTCGTCGGCGTGTGGGACGGCCCTGAGGAAGCCCGCCGCGTCGGCGAAGAGATCGAGAATACCCAGCGCCGCGAGGGCAAGTCGCTCGACGAATTCGCCATCCTCGTCCGCGCCCAGCACCAGACGCGCGAGTTCGAGGACCGCTTCATCGCCACCGGCCTGCCCTATCGCATCGTCGGCGGCTTCCGCTTCTACGAGCGTGCCGAGATCCGCGACGCGCTCGCCTATCTCCGCCTCGTCCACCAGGGCGCCGACGACTTCGCCTTCGAACGCATCGTCAACGTCCCCAAGCGCGGCCTGGGCGACAAGGCGATCGCCAAGATCCACCAGCTCGCCCGGGCCGAGGGCATCCCCCTCCTCCTCGCCGCCGCGCGCATCCTCGACACCGACGAGCTGACGCCCCAGGCCCGCCGCGCGCTCGGCAATTTCGTCGGCGACATCGCCCGCTGGAAGGACATGTACTCGAGTGCCTCCCCCGAAGAGGGAGCCGTCGTCGAGGCAACGGATACCCGCATCGGCGGCCTCCCCCATACCGAGCTCGCGCAGATCATCCTCGACGAGAGCGGCTATACCGCGATGTGGCAGGCCGACCGCACCGCCGAGGCTGCGGGCCGGCTCGAGAACCTGTCCGAACTCGTCCGCGCGATGGAGGAATACGAAACCCTAGGCGCGTTCCTCGAACACGTCTCCCTCGTCATGGACAATGACGGCAATGCCGACGAGCCCAAGGTCACGATCATGACCATCCACGCCGCCAAGGGGCTCGAGTTCGACACCGTGTTCCTCGCGGGGTGGGAGGAAGGCATCTTCCCCAGCCAGCGCGCCCTCGACGAAGGCGGCCTCGCCTCACTGGAGGAGGAACGCCGCCTCGCCTACGTCGCGATCACCCGCGCCCGCCGCCTCGCGACGATCCTCCACGCCGCCAACCGCCGCATCTACGGCCAGTGGACCAGCTCCATCCCCAGCCGCTTTGTCGGCGAGCTGCCCAAGGACCATGTCGACGAGGAATCGACCATGTCCGGCGGCGCCTCGCTGTGGCGCGCCAACTGGAGCGAGCATGCCGACCCCTTCGCCCATGTCGGCCGCGGCACTGGCCGGGGCCCCGGCTGGCAACGCGCCGCCGCCCCGAGCTCGACCTTCACCACCGCCCCCAAGCGCGTGGTCGAAAGCCGCGCCAGCGCCGTCAGCCTCGGCAACAAAGGCCGCGACGACCTGTCACTCGGCATGCGCGTCTTCCACCAGAAGTTCGGCTATGGCGAAATCGTCGAAATCGAAGGCAACAAGCTCGAGATCGAGTTTGAGCAAGCCGGGCGGAAGCGGGTGATGG